One segment of Mycoplasmatota bacterium DNA contains the following:
- a CDS encoding recombinase family protein, translated as MIFGYARVSTTEQKLDRQIDLLTNYGTEKIFTEKITGKNMERKELNRLIDQLRPGDSIVVESLSRLGRSTKDLLFLIDKFNELKVNFISLKEQIDTTTPTGKLIFHIFASISEFERELISERVRSGLASARVRGRVGGRPKKKQKLINMAISLYESKKHTLKEIHEQTGVSPATLYRYLNKGD; from the coding sequence ATGATTTTTGGATATGCTAGAGTCAGTACAACTGAACAAAAATTAGATAGACAAATAGATTTGCTTACCAACTATGGAACAGAAAAAATATTTACTGAAAAGATTACCGGTAAAAATATGGAGAGAAAAGAATTAAATCGTTTGATAGATCAATTAAGACCAGGTGATTCTATTGTGGTTGAAAGTTTATCTAGGCTAGGAAGAAGTACAAAAGATTTACTTTTTTTAATCGACAAATTTAATGAACTAAAAGTAAACTTTATAAGTTTAAAGGAACAGATAGATACAACTACTCCTACTGGAAAACTAATATTTCATATTTTTGCTTCAATATCTGAATTTGAAAGAGAATTAATTTCAGAGAGAGTTCGTTCCGGTTTGGCTTCAGCAAGAGTTAGGGGTAGAGTCGGTGGTAGGCCGAAAAAAAAACAAAAATTAATTAATATGGCCATAAGCCTTTATGAATCAAAAAAACATACATTAAAGGAAATCCACGAACAGACTGGTGTAAGTCCAGCTACATTATACCGATATTTAAATAAAGGAGATTAA